From a single Anabas testudineus chromosome 5, fAnaTes1.2, whole genome shotgun sequence genomic region:
- the il17rd gene encoding interleukin-17 receptor D: MAAPRSSFISLSGFFLVLYLSCGSSTSGNKRTNQERCGFKVQSGADGSRRLAVTFRADNCSLNYPLGKHVIHEVSNISFSHLACEDQAAVVVHWSASPLGIEHIKGFRVYLEDKNPEGKQCQHLILKDPRQLNFSYRNTKLSSQPFSGLTFDTDYMVRVVPFPTLMNESFFPPSFLRTNSCEVLLGSDNLVCKPFWKPKTFNVSQLGANIHVAFDQAPTSFGFHFYYLYYKLRGDGPFRLQRCKLDTNQPRTTCILQDVTPGTYTIELRDDSNTTRRQTQYHVSQVHSPWAGPIRAMAITVPLVIMSAFATLFTVMCRNKQQENIYSQLDEESSDSSNHSAALNTERPWPRPKVFICYSNRDCPKHTSVIQSFAYFLQDFCNCEVVLDLWEHLEMCREGQMSWLSRQLDEANFIITVCSKGLRYYAEKKSRRGKTPVSRRSNSSSSQIGAPGGDLFIVGVAMIAEKLRLAKQSEESEALELNRYMTVYFDYSTENDIPTMLSLAPRYKLMDQLPQLFSRLHSSLADREQQPLNVSRRNYFRSKSGRSLYVSICNMHQHISQNPDWFEKQLAPAESATASSSSSSENPPPHAVPSPSPPPKPPRSSSSSQTEQRSDCSLVLNKVLVRTPSLQGGDGETGRNMLLLAPGSSPSLILCSSHSPCPSPGLCSNPGLPHCSMSMLGPASRSTSGMSGHLPEESSSSASAPSILQDGELSSVPIQAEGGPPSLPEVPPPRDSGIYDSSVPSSELSIPLMEGLSHDQADSSSLADSESSSSGLGDEEPPAVTSLRCSTATVCKAELHHHHHLEHSEGLATVASL; this comes from the exons ACTGTTCATTAAACTACCCATTGGGGAAGCATGTGATCCATGAGGTCTCCAACATTTCCTTCAGCCACCTGGCCTGTGAGGATCAGGCCGCCGTGGTCGTCCACTGGTCTGCGAGTCCACTAG ggATCGAGCACATTAAAGGCTTCAGAGTTTATCTGGAGGACAAGAATCCTGAAGGGAAACAGTGTCAACACCTGATCCTCAAAGACCCACGACAGCTCAACTTCTCCTACAGGAACACG AAGCTGAGCAGTCAGCCTTTCAGCGGTTTGACCTTTGACACTGACTACATGGTTCGTGTTGTTCCTTTCCCGACGCTGATGAACGAGAGCTTCTTCCCTCCATCCTTCCTCAGAACCAACT CGTGTGAAGTCCTCCTGGGATCAGACAACCTGGTTTGCAAACCAT tcTGGAAGCCGAAGACCTTCAATGTGTCACAGCTGGGTGCGAACATCCACGTGGCGTTTGACCAGGCTCCGACATCTTTCGGCTTCCACTTCTACTACCTGTACTACAAACTGCGGGGAGATGGACCCTTTAGACTTCAGCGCTGCAAACTA GACACAAACCAGCCCAGAACTACATGCATCCTCCAGGACGTCACTCCGGGGACCTACACTATAGAG TTGAGAGACGACAGTAACACGACCAGGAGACAGACTCAGTACCACGTCAGCCAAG TTCACTCCCCATGGGCGGGACCTATACGTGCCATGGCCATCACAGTGCCTCTTGTCATTATGTCTGCCTTCGCCACTCTCTTCACTGTCATGTGTCGGAACAAACAACAAG AAAACATCTACAGCCAGTTGGATGAGGAGAGTAGCGACTCGTCTAAtcacagtgcagctttaaacacaGAGCGGCCGTGGCCCCGACCCAAAGTCTTCATCTGTTACTCCAACAGAGACTGTCCCAAACACACCAGTGTCATACAGAGCTTCGCCTACTTCCTGCAGGACTTCTGCAACTGTGAG GTTGTGCTGGACCTGTGGGAACACCTGGAGATGTGCAGAGAGGGTCAGATGTCGTGGCTCAGCAGGCAGCTAGATGAAGCCAACTTTATCATCACAGTGTGTTCCAAAGGTCTACG cTACTACGCAGAGAAGAAAAGTCGGAGAGGAAAGACGCCCGTCAGCCGGCgtagtaacagcagcagctctcagaTTGGTGCACCAGGTGGAGATCTGTTTATTGTTGGTGTTGCCATGATCGCTGAGAAGCTACGGTTGGCGAAGCAGAGCGAGGAGAGTGAGGCTCTGGAGCTGAACCGCTACATGACAGTTTACTTTGACTACTCAACAGAAAATGACATCCCTACCATGCTGAGTCTGGCTCCCAG GTACAAGTTGATGGACCAGCTGCCTCAGCTCTTCAGTCGACTGCACTCCAGTCTGGCCGACCGTGAGCAACAGCCTCTCAATGTCTCCAGGAGGAACTACTTCAGAAGTAAGTCTGGACGCTCGCTCTACGTTTCCATCTGCAACATGCACCAGCACATCAGCCAGAACCCCGACTGGTTCGAGAAGCAGCTAGCTCCTGCAGAAAGTGCCAcagcctcctccagctcttcctcaGAGAACCCTCCTCCCCATGCTGTCCCATCTCCGAGCCCTCCTCCGAAGCCTCCACGCTCCTCTTCCTCGTCTCAGACCGAGCAGAGGTCTGACTGCAGTTTGGTGCTGAATAAAGTGTTGGTGAGGACACCATCACTTCAGGGTGGGGATGGAGAGACGGGGAGAAACATGCTCCTGTTGGCTCCTGGCTCTAGTCCGAGCCTCATCCTTTGCTCAAGCCACAGTCCCTGTCCCAGTCCTGGTCTCTGTTCCAATCCAGGCCTACCACACTGCTCCATGTCCATGCTGGGACCTGCTTCAAG GTCCACATCTGGAATGTCTGGACATTTACCTGAAgaatcctcctcctctgcctccgctccctccatcctccagGACGGGGAATTGTCTTCAGTTCCCATCCAGGCAGAAGGAGGACCTCCATCCCTTCCAGAGGTGCCACCTCCCCGTGACTCTGGCATCTACGATTCATCTGTCCCTTCCTCAGAACTTTCTATTCCCCTAATGGAGGGACTGTCGCATGACCAGGCTGATTCGTCCTCTCTGGCTGACAGTGAATCCTCATCTTCTGGGCTGG GGGACGAGGAGCCGCCTGCTGTCACGTCGCTCCGATGCAGCACTGCCACAGTTTGCAAAGCGGAGTtgcaccaccatcaccacctgGAGCACAGTGAAGGACTCGCTACTGTGGCGTCATTGTAG